The genomic interval CTCTCAACGTGCTTGCTTTAAACATAGGATTGGTATTGCTTTTTGCAGACAATTTTAATGTGCACCAACTATGTTAAGATTATAATATTGTCAATGCCTACATAAGTACTTTTCATCAAAatggtgtttatttatatttattaaatgtcaaaTCATTCAACAGCCATTCATGAGTTAGCAGGTAGTCAAATGCCAATCTAACTGATCCCTCTGTTCATTGATTTAAATCtaaataattcaaagaaaaactgtttaaaagtGTCTTGGTCAAACCATACTATATAAGCATGAGAATGCACGTTTCAGACCCTTCCATTATATAAGTGTAACTATACCTTCACATGAAAGATGGAAGAAAGAGCTTCTTTCCAAGCCTTCATATCCGTTGGTGACATGTGCATTGATGGGCGAACCTGTCTCATAAGCCTCACCTTGTCAATGAAGCTTAAAGGCTTTTGCTTCTCCTGCAAGCAAACATTGTGCTGCCAACCCACCGTTAAGGCTGTGCATGTTGACAGGGctgaataaatattcattttgacTGTGGTTATAGTTGCGAGACCACGCCTTAGAAGACCCTGAAGGGCTTCCCTTGTGTGGTTCCCTCCAAGGGTCTCAACCTGTCCGGCACCTGCAGTTCCATGATATCATTATAAGTTGACAAAATGCAATGTACTAGTTTAACAGAATAAGATCACCAAGCAGCAtttagaatataaaaaaatcattatttcaccGGTCTCTGATAGTAAATTACTGTCTTAAATCTGCTCATCATAAGTATTTCTCTTTTTATATTAAaccctctataacgctcaaaatcaacaaaaattagtatttttttaaataaagtcaacaccaaaacaatcagtgttcctttaagcaaaagccaaaattcaactctagatgtggtataattacatagatctttgaagaaacaaaatgctcgtttttatttatttgtgacacaatttattccatttttatttttactgcaAATAGATCTATTCATAGGAAACagaatgtgtcgtatgaataatatatattgttGTGGGAAATGAAGATGGCATTATATatgcaaattaataataaaaacgagcatctattttaccagaccacatctggcgttgaaaattCGGCAATTGTCTAATGTAAAAATGAACACTATGTTTCGTTGTTTATTATacgttattttacgaaatattatacaaaatgtttgttttatttcagtagTAATGGGACTGTAAGTCCATGGAAGTTACTAATCTACTCTTCAATTTTGATAAATTAAGGGGGCAAAACTCTGGAAGTACCAAGGCTATCCCAACATAATTGTATGTGCACTATTGCAGTATATCACATAtcattactataaatagtaacaaaatgactttGCGACAGGGCCGTTATTCAtctctagcgggccaatataaattatatcagcccgctgagccgggccgatttttcatatcagaaaagaatggaaACACGCGACttttactgaacaaaatggcgtccacattcagcctTAGCCAACAGTGATcaataaaattgagattcaaCAAAGctgttatgtcggcagcgggcagATTATAGACGTCCagcccagctctgtcgtgtgttattgtctaaataatacacatttattttaagtttcgtAAAATTACATCCAATATTTAAACAGAAACAGCTCTGGACACcaaaaaaaggttttcaaaatttaTTGATTATATTGATTAAAGTCACAGAAGAGGGCATAACGCTGAAGTTATCAGGACAATCTTAACAAACTTTACACATGCAAAACTGCAGTACAATGTATGATGATAGACATTGATTTAAAAGCTTAAGGAAATTGGATGCAATATTATAGTTATTGAAAAATCAGCTCTGGACGGCAAAAAGTTGACAAAAATAGATTAGTTTCAGTAAAAATATGGGGCATAACTCTGGAATTACAAGGTAAATCCCAAAACACATCTGATGAAAGACAAAGACTTGTCACAATAACTCACACTGTACACTTTGTACTGTGGTGAgctaaatatataaaatagtgcTCGAATATATACCTTTCATCTTTAATATCGACGGGTCACAATCGTCAGGGACCATTCCTACCAGGATTGTAAGTTGTTGAAAAACTCCACTTTGAAAAGAGTCCATTAAAAACTTCACGTGTTCAAGGTCCAGCAGTCTTGATGCTCTTTTTGGCGAAGGTGGGATGAGATTTTCAATGTGGACATCAAATATTCctaaaaaaatgttgatgaacAGTAAATTCAAACAAGACATTCATGATTGCATTGTCACTTGCCTGTAGTGGTGCAACATTAAATTGATTTATCGATATATCATGATCTTAATTCCTGAGATAACAATGCATCTATAGcaaactcatttatttatcactggcagtatgctagacatttatttttaagtttcatgaaattccATACAAAAGTTACTGAGAACAgctaagaaaagtgtgacagaccccAGTTCAGACAGTCAGAATAATGGACGGAATGAAAATACCAAACAATATCATTATCACAAGCTCACTCCaacattatatataattgttCTTACCCAAAAACATCTTTTGTGCTTCATTCTCATTAGTGTCTGAAACAAAGTAGTACTTGTTAGTGTTACTTATTGTTTTTCAGCAAATTGTCATTGTTCATTGCCTACCAAGTTCAAATATAAATTACAAGTAAACACAGCATTGTCGAGATTTCAGAAACTTGATCTCACAAACTTTTCAATAGCCAGATTATGTATGGTAGAGACAGAAGCTAGTGttatttttccttctatggaCAGATACGGTAAACGGACCTGTTCCAAATGACCTATGGACCCGTTCCCAAAATGAACCAGACccatcccaatttcaaaaaaaactacaacaaaatcGAGTAAACAATTCCCCGAAATCGCCAACTTGACGTATTTCGAGACTGTTTCAACTTGCTGCCCATTTTACTTCTCAATCATTGACTGGTTTAAATATTTAACGTTAAATTTGCACATTAAATACGTGTATGTTATGGCAAAGTATAAACCCGTCTGAATTTTCTGACGCTTTCGACAATATTCGCCATGAGTCGAGAACAAAATTAAAGCCTAGATAAGTCAAAAGCAACTTGTTAAGCGATCTTTGCTTTGTAAAAAGTTAAGCGTCTGTTTAGTCCACCTTTTCCCCTCAGTACACTGCAAAAAATTGTCGAAGATGACAGTAGTCTAGTGATAAGTATGAAGCCTGGGGGTGTCTGGACTCTCATCAGCCCAGAAAGATGCCAGCTTGATATATTTAACGCAAATAAAAGCAGAGAACTATGTCTGTAACAATCTGTGTTTTGGTCAAAtgttgtttgtgcaagactgtgaataaaAGTTTATGTAGCTTTCCTGTGTTAACAAAAGCTGCCAAAAGTTAAACAagtaaacaaagtaaaaaaaaaaacattcttcaattgttacaattcacaacttgattttacccaatttggtgatttcaggGCGCGAAAATTTCCGAAAGGCAACGGAcatgttcccaattgggtgaaaataacttttttttttttttttattcaatataaaacatataatgtaaacatgtgcataagcaagaacaaattataacatgcagcaatgataatgttaaacatattatacaatatatgctaatatttataatgtttttacctatatgtaataattaaactatatatgagttgcataaagtggggtaGATAAACAACTTGACtaggttatgaaagtttaatgtgtttccatttttgttcaaaaatgttaagTGTATCGTTATCGAAAAAAATAACTTGATTCACAAAATTATCTTTCTGCCCAATTAAGGAAGCTCTGATCGAGTGTATAGATCCCAATAGTTATTTAATTGCAGTAAATACGGGTCTAAATAGatcaatttcttttaaataacgGTGATTTTTGGGCTGGACTGATTTGGTAATTAGATTTTCTTTGattaaaagaattaaaaaaaaaaatctagtgCTACAATGCAAAATCTATATTATTACTGGTACCTTTCGTAGAAGAATCACGTGCCTTTATCAACGTCTCAACTCCATCATCCAAAGAAAGGTCTGGCACATCAGTTAAAGACtctgtttaacaaaaaatagaatGAATACCCATCCACTTTACGCCCCCTCACAccattcattcatttttgtttatttcgctCGCTAGTTTTATTTTTGAGgacaaatattcaatttttttgtATCCTTATGGAGcagacaaaatattatttaaatgcaactgtgtgggttttttttgcatttatttatgtgtttgaaAAATCCAGCACAACATTATGGATGGTATGAAtacaaactgttaaaataaagcaattttgaagcacacttctttataaatttaaaactatCTGCAATGACACAAGTGGTTAAAACATGGGTCACCATTAAACATATGCTTTAttcttgcaaaaaaaaaacattaagttcATTTAGCAGTTCCTTTGTTTGtaaattgaaaaattataaaaataaataattcagtgTCAATAAAAGAATTCAGGCTTTTTTCAGCTGATTTTATAGCCACTATAAGCAATATTATCAATAGCAAAACTCATTTTTTCCCAAATCCCTCACACAAAATATCCCAATAGGTTGATTTGAAAAAGTTTAGAAAATATGAGACTTCCAGTGTATATAAAGGACTTACATGTTGAAATTACcaataaaatcatttatcaaAAACAATTTATCCATCAATTCATTAAGTTTTACTAATATTTTCCCAATTTGGGGTAAATTGACACtggaattatcaattttaaagggTAAAGTACATGTTTCCAAAGTTGCGAAAAAAGCCCTGAAATTATACAGCATACCAGTGAAGGAATCATCACTACTTGGCATATTGTCCTCTGAATCTGATGTGGTTGACTGaactgcaataaaaacattttattgtaaactACAGAGCCAGATATTGTGATTTTATCATATTTTGTGAAGGAGTTCATTTAAAATTGAGTTGTTTAAGTCTGAACAACTGAACCTGTACACAGACACTCACTGCATATAAAATAACTGAAAAATGGAACTTCATTTGgttggaatattttttaatatgattcCCACGTTTTTCCAATTGTTTTTGATAAACAACTAAGAACATATATTTTCAACGATGTATGTGTCTTTCAGAATCAACCCACAACAGTTGacaggttttttttttccttctttgtgacccgccgaaaattggccctttcccctccgattttttggtTCCCCTTAGCTGGTAAagtttcccctagatttcattttcccctccaaaaaaaaacaatttttatttttatttttttaaacatttaaatatataagttaacctgatcatgtgtagaaaatagaataatattgcataattaaattttctgtttccttgaatttgttttaaaaacagtaaaatatgcttaattgattatttaagactgtccttattttcccccaaaatcagGCATTTCGTGTGTTTTTTCTTCCAAAATCCGGAGTTTCGCGGGATTTATTTcgcctcaaaaaaggccaggccctttctccaaaatcagattaaaaaccCTGGTTGAACCACACATAGTTAacatttcaatacaaatacaaatgcatCTTTAAATCTGGATATTTACACAATGAAATTGTCCTTTTTAATCCAACTCATTTCAATTAGTTTACTGGCAATACTTATCAATTCTGCTCCcattttctttaataaattatttataaacaatgtgTTGTTCTTGTTCAAAGTTCAGAAATTGAAATAATCAGCCCTTGAAAATATCAACATATCTAATTTTATGTTCTACAGGTAGCTACTACACCTTTTCTCCAGATAATTGACATCTTTCAACAATATAAAGGCACATAATGATCAAAGCTTGTaagaaacaagaggcccatgagggcctgaatcgctctactggctggaatcaatagggctcaagcccttgatagtatgaacaatctgagtaagttttaaacaaacagacccaaaatgggaaattcatcgcataaacaaaaaaatacataaaatttaaacttcaaatggctccgtttcaacaataagttggacaaattttcttcactctcaatggggttctggcccttgatgatataaaacatccgttgaagtttcaaaaggatagaacttcatatttaaacaaacaagaattgtgtttgtcggaaacactatgtccccttctgcgcctctttgattattttttttacctttgaccttgaaggatgaccttgacctttcaccactcaaaatgtgcagatccatgagatacacatgcatgccaaatatgtagttgctatcttcaatattgcaaaagttatggcaaaatgttaaaagattttcatttttttctcaaattcaaggggagataattctggacttataactccaatattgctcattctcaatagggtttgactcatcattcaaaTAAAGACACTGTGAAAGTCGGGAAATgtttggataaaaactgtggacttaatttcgtaaacaagccttatttcacaattttctcaaattcaaggggagttaattctggactttttactctgatgtaacccattttcgatAGGGTtagagtcctcattaatatcaacacactggACAAGATtgaaaagaatctgatgaaaaatgtggactttatcggataaacaagagaaagtctaacgcgcacacagacagacagaaaccatgccatcccataacctcttctggcctatggccagtagagctaaaaatacaaaataacgtTTTATTGCACAATTTTTTAATGTTACTGTAACCAAGAAGCCATTAATATGATTAATAGGCTAATAGCTCTGTAAACTTTTGTTTGAAaagaatgaaaaatattttaccaTAGCTGGACCATCTTTTTAAGAAAGCCGAACAAGTTTTCTTTCCTTCATTGGTGTTATCTTCCAAAGAGAGCAGAAAGCAAGCTGTTCCTACTTTCACCTGAAATAGAATTCAgtcaaaatcttttttttcttacaattttGGCGACATTACATACCAATGAACTTTATGCTTGAATATCCTATTTcatatgaatttttttatataggtATTTCTATGGTTCAAAAGTTGAATCAAAGATGAATGTACCGGGGTATGTGTCTTTTATTTTCTCCTCGTGTTAAGTAGCAATAACTTTACTCTTGACTTGTTCTTTTTTGTCACAAGATTCATAAggcattttaaatgaaaattttgtaCAATGTTAAGTTAAGAAAGGAAGTTGTTAACTCTTGGCAAATCTTAAGGTTCGTTTTCCTTCTGAAACATACAtatcagggatggaaattagtggttgcctgtGAGCCCAGTGCCAGTACATTTTGTCCTGGGCAACACAAATTCAAAAGTTAGTAGTCTGGATGGGCAACTTGCTTTTTTAAGCTttaaacaattcagtgcaattaaacatttaatgcaaTTGGCTACTGTGAGTTAATCATTAATTTGTAAATTAAGCAAAGTTGTTGTTTAGTTATCTTTTATTAtgaatccgggtccgttcgccctaatttctgttcgccctaaatcctgttcgccctaaaacctgttcgccctgggtccgttcgccctaaattttattatcaaagcagggaagcaataaatataacgaaatttgttatctttttaacattttaatatataaatgacaatttaagctacaaacttgcctacatatgtaaaaaaaataagaaggcgctctttaacgtgtaagcgtgtttgtaacaaagccgtcgaatgccagtaattttctcttattgtttagttatttaaaaacgtaaatgatttatatatcattcacgttccataaatacatcagttctcttTGTATATACATATGGGGCCTGCtttctgcggacgatatatacaaattTCATGAACTTACAATGACATCGGCAAATTTCACTGACAACACGgctttaattgcttaaaatatagttctggtataattaattaataataatcttattacttaatgtatttattataattgaacattttctttgagaccaatttctacacaatttaaaatataccgctctgttttatttacataatttatgtttattttcttaatcatacgctaataatcatattaaagataatttctaaaaaaaaaaaattacagttctgttttataaacatgatttatgcatgcatcaatattaagtatactctttaggataatagtttcaacttaataagcatattctacataactaatttctatatgatttagtaattgttctcaatatTAACTATATTAGGTAaatacgacactcaatcaatcaattaacacagatcGTTATCTctataatctcttaattaatcgacacCGATCAATAAAGGCCGGTTGCTACTTCACACcgcgcaatacacgcgagaattattggaagttgatcagtttagtaaattgaatatcgATGATGTTTATATTGAgatataatgatgttcatatgaattttaaatttatttgcctatgcagggatcgacaagaatttagataatccgacagacggtggttatatattgctgaatgaaagaaccataaacaacgcaagaagttacactcaaaatctcataatcttaatgactatattacacatataaatgtacaaataatttataaatttaatatatacagcttatatatagaataataaatgatgcactttatattgtgtacatatttgtaatatttaaatttccattttaacttatttaataattttaattaatcataattaataaagttttacttaatttcaattaacaaaattttataattactattgcatattttttaaactaactattgcatattgtttaaaatgactagtgcatattgtttaaaataactattgcatattgtttagaataactattgtatattgttagaaatacttaaggaattgggCAGTCCgtatcacgcattaagcccatttttcacaaaaccacaTCGGTATACTTTTTGTGCttggtgagctacaaactctaacaCGTGGAAAAATACATTGatgtactataataaaacagtttagTAAGCTAAGAGAGCGAGTAGcaaattccaatctaaattgtttaccaaatcaagaacgcaaacgtaagcttctttaattaattacatctattatggatcaaaggatattagcgcttaacgctaattcgCATAAGTCGAAGAATGgtagcatttaatgctaattgaaaatgaaatacgatagagacaacattcactaagaccgtaatgaacagaatgattaattattaagaactaaataatttatcgtacgtaaaggaagatcccgttaccagttacattagatggaaataatgaaatcctcaagaaacattaaaaatatatagaaaaagtacgtacgatatgtttttattatatgcaaTTGACACATTAAATTAAACTAACCAGTTCCACATAGCCGATGCTGCCACCGTTCACAAACGTCGCGTGTAATCGCATGTTGTCTTGGTCGTACCTCCAAATTGCACGAAATGCTCAACACAttatccatttttgaaataatagaaccagacatttgagctccattttttatattgtgataattcacagttaggttattccgaacatatcaaacaaaaaagtgttaccgaaatataaaagacggcgctctttaacttgtaagcgtatttgtaacaaaggccagtaatattccctaattgcttattatattaattaatgatgaaatctaaggtacatacttgcttacatgtgtgaaaaatcaaaacggcgctctttaacttgtaagcgtgtttgtaacaaaggccagttattttcactaattgcttactatattaattaatgaaaacttaaggttcaaacttgcttatatgtgtgaacaatcaactgttcataccccgatatgcacatgataatatagggcgaacgaacccagggcgaacggacccagggcgaacgtgtaactagggcgaacggacccgataccttttattatatttcaaagaagtcCTACATACATATGACACTACATAAACATCATACTGGGCTTGTGAGTCTTTGCTTGGCAACctaaatactaaagatggttgccagtgttGGCAATCAATTGTTTAAAGTAAGTTTCCATCCCTGCACATTGAATCATCAATCATTATCACAAAAATGTGCACTAATAAGATTGTACTCATAATTATGCAAAACACTATTATTCATTTAATCAAAGTCaacaatttgtatacatgtaaatatcaatagaAAGCCCATGTTGCATTGTTTttggatatataaatatatattatgttttcatctgatttgggcagcccggcgagttataacttcaACTTTCgaaaatatcataccgtattacaatctagatttacggttgacatgtcaGGCTTTtaccgctccattttgggaatacaccacactggaattttgggaattttgcgtcgtgaaaacccccattttgggaaaaaaaaatattcgcaaaattggctcaattgggaaaaataatcgcatgtaaatagtgttccttatatttcaaagaagcagttaactggtaaataacgactattttgataacttataattaaaattttacaaagtattatgaacatgtgagataagtgcaggttttttaatctgaactttgggaaaaggcctggccttttttgaggtgaaaaaaatcgtgcgaagcgccggattttgaggaaaataaggaaagtcttaaataatcattaacatatttttacagtttttaaaacaaattcgaggcaacagataatttaattatgcaacactttctattttctacaccggatcaggttaacttatatattttaaggtaaaaaaaataat from Dreissena polymorpha isolate Duluth1 chromosome 1, UMN_Dpol_1.0, whole genome shotgun sequence carries:
- the LOC127838029 gene encoding uncharacterized protein LOC127838029 isoform X1: MPSSDDSFTESLTDVPDLSLDDGVETLIKARDSSTKDTNENEAQKMFLGIFDVHIENLIPPSPKRASRLLDLEHVKFLMDSFQSGVFQQLTILVGMVPDDCDPSILKMKGAGQVETLGGNHTREALQGLLRRGLATITTVKMNIYSALSTCTALTVGWQHNVCLQEKQKPLSFIDKVRLMRQVRPSMHMSPTDMKAWKEALSSIFHVKDIRRFQNSYGLHMKMAQLEQRVWAIVEEVSGGAVKISEKFFRPLLKIQSTEDIESCLNILRSKGLAEYNNKIKEFLGSRPLTKKRKQTDLEDDANEECSNTSEGLLEKYSKVVDERQMMKDKCSKRETENSELRRQLTEHCSKSKENSSKDKEIEAFWRFEDGREEWLPAKLIRKYANGECSVQYSDGVSRVRSSWVREVGQM